One segment of Micromonospora parathelypteridis DNA contains the following:
- a CDS encoding sigma-70 family RNA polymerase sigma factor, producing MIPVPRDTGAAGPAEPAGAAARDKATEWALTARDGDPTAQAAFVRLTQVEVWRFAAALVDPDSADDLTQETYLRAFRALPAFEGRSSARTWLLGIARRACADHLRTVIRRRRLDERLAANAYTDRPHPDPAGQFGAADLVRRLSAERRAAFVLTQLLGLSYAEAAAVEGVPVGTIRSRVARARDELVEAVGDALTG from the coding sequence GTGATCCCTGTCCCGCGTGACACCGGTGCCGCCGGTCCGGCAGAGCCGGCCGGTGCTGCCGCCCGGGACAAGGCGACCGAGTGGGCGTTGACCGCGCGCGACGGCGATCCGACCGCCCAGGCGGCGTTCGTCCGGCTCACCCAGGTCGAGGTGTGGCGGTTCGCCGCCGCCCTGGTCGACCCGGACAGCGCCGACGACCTGACCCAGGAGACGTACCTGCGGGCGTTTCGGGCCCTGCCCGCGTTCGAGGGTCGCTCGAGCGCCCGCACCTGGCTGCTCGGCATCGCCCGGCGGGCCTGCGCCGACCACCTGCGCACGGTGATCCGCCGCCGCCGGCTCGACGAGCGCCTGGCGGCGAACGCGTACACCGACCGCCCACACCCGGATCCGGCCGGCCAGTTCGGCGCCGCGGACCTGGTCCGCAGGCTCAGCGCCGAGCGGCGTGCCGCGTTTGTGCTCACCCAACTGCTCGGCCTGTCGTACGCCGAGGCCGCCGCCGTCGAAGGGGTGCCGGTGGGCACCATCCGTTCCCGGGTCGCTCGGGCCCGTGACGAGCTGGTCGAGGCGGTCGGCGACGCCCTGACCGGCTGA
- a CDS encoding copper resistance CopC/CopD family protein has product MAGMTVALRRRIARLAAAAGLLVTVVALLIAPATPASAHAVLESSSPAAAAVVPSGPSEVVLTFSESVRKVPGKIRVIAPDGSRADRGEPSFGGAVVTIPVDPGGARGTYLVSFRVISADSHPVSGAFTYSVGAPSTPPVDDGADSRANPVVGTAVKVARFLGYLGLVLLVGPALVLAALWPRRLSRQGPARLAWAGLGLVAVATLADLWLQVPYTAGGGLFEVTGEGFGSVIGSAFGAAHLVRLGLLAASAFLLRPLLARPVGRADAIILAVLGGAALLTWPLAGHPAASPAPAVSVVVDAVHLGSMAVWLGGLLMLAAFLLRQADERELGAILPIWSRWAALAVSALLLAGTVQALIEVATPKALFNTTYGQLLLAKIALFAVVIAVAAYSRQLVRRRIAAERPAPVRRAVWVELAVTVVVLGLSATLVQTTPARTAVAGPSVAEAGEFSTRLSSPLYSLEVEVSPAQRGNNSVHLFAYGKDNLPLPVAEWRATAALPSAGIEPIEVPLLPLSDYHAYGDISLPAAGDWQLKITVRTTDIDQATVTATVPIR; this is encoded by the coding sequence ATGGCCGGCATGACTGTCGCCCTCCGCCGCCGGATCGCCCGGCTGGCCGCAGCCGCCGGCCTCCTGGTCACCGTCGTTGCCTTGTTGATCGCGCCCGCCACCCCGGCCAGCGCCCACGCGGTGCTGGAGAGCAGCAGCCCGGCCGCCGCCGCCGTCGTGCCGAGCGGGCCGTCCGAGGTGGTCCTCACGTTCAGCGAATCGGTCCGCAAGGTTCCCGGCAAGATCCGGGTCATCGCCCCGGACGGCTCCCGGGCCGACCGGGGCGAGCCGTCGTTCGGCGGCGCGGTGGTGACCATTCCGGTGGACCCGGGCGGCGCGCGCGGCACCTACCTGGTCAGCTTCCGAGTGATCTCCGCCGACAGCCACCCGGTGTCCGGGGCGTTCACCTACTCGGTCGGCGCACCCTCGACGCCCCCCGTCGACGACGGCGCGGACAGCCGCGCCAACCCGGTGGTGGGTACGGCGGTGAAGGTGGCTCGTTTCCTCGGCTACCTCGGCCTGGTGCTGCTGGTCGGGCCGGCGCTGGTGCTCGCCGCACTGTGGCCACGACGGCTCTCCCGGCAGGGACCGGCCCGGCTGGCCTGGGCGGGCCTCGGCCTGGTGGCCGTCGCCACCCTCGCCGACCTGTGGTTGCAGGTGCCCTACACGGCCGGCGGCGGTCTCTTCGAGGTCACCGGCGAGGGGTTCGGCAGCGTGATCGGCAGCGCCTTCGGCGCCGCCCACCTGGTCCGACTCGGCCTGCTGGCGGCCTCCGCCTTCCTGCTCCGGCCGCTGCTGGCCCGGCCTGTCGGCCGCGCTGACGCGATCATCCTGGCCGTGCTGGGCGGGGCTGCCCTGCTGACCTGGCCGCTGGCCGGGCACCCGGCGGCCTCGCCGGCACCGGCGGTCTCCGTGGTGGTGGACGCGGTCCACCTGGGCAGCATGGCGGTCTGGCTGGGCGGTCTGCTCATGCTCGCCGCGTTCCTGCTGCGTCAGGCCGACGAGCGGGAGTTGGGCGCGATCCTGCCGATCTGGTCACGCTGGGCGGCGCTCGCCGTCTCGGCGCTGCTGCTGGCCGGCACCGTCCAGGCGTTGATCGAGGTGGCCACTCCGAAGGCGCTGTTCAACACCACGTACGGGCAGTTGCTGCTGGCCAAGATCGCGCTGTTCGCGGTGGTGATCGCTGTGGCCGCGTACTCCCGGCAGTTGGTGCGTCGGCGCATCGCGGCGGAGCGCCCGGCGCCGGTCCGCCGGGCGGTCTGGGTGGAGTTGGCCGTGACCGTGGTGGTGCTGGGCCTGTCCGCCACGCTCGTGCAGACCACGCCCGCCCGGACCGCCGTGGCCGGGCCGTCCGTCGCCGAGGCCGGCGAGTTCAGCACACGGCTGTCCAGCCCGCTCTATTCGCTGGAGGTCGAGGTGAGCCCGGCCCAGCGGGGCAACAATTCAGTGCACCTGTTCGCCTACGGCAAGGACAACCTGCCGCTGCCGGTGGCCGAGTGGCGGGCGACCGCCGCGCTGCCGTCGGCCGGGATCGAACCGATCGAGGTCCCGTTGCTGCCGCTGAGCGACTACCACGCCTACGGCGACATCAGCCTGCCGGCCGCTGGCGACTGGCAATTGAAGATCACCGTCCGCACGACCGACATCGACCAGGCCACGGTGACCGCCACCGTGCCCATCCGTTAG
- a CDS encoding YcnI family copper-binding membrane protein, translating to MTRFRRTATAAAALAFTAAATAVLGFAGPASAHVTVNPKEATQGGYARVAFRVPNESDSASTTKLEVTLPEDAPVGSVSTMPVPGWTVATEKRKVDPPIDVHGSQLTEAISKITWTATGDAAVKPGQFQEFPVSMGPLPQVDTMVFKVLQTYSDGNISRWIEPPTPGAEEPEHPAPVLTLAPAAAPAGSAAPTVAASAVASSKDDEGNGLAVGLGVAGLVAGLAGLVLGGLAFARSRREPVVKA from the coding sequence ATGACCCGATTCCGGCGTACCGCAACCGCCGCTGCCGCCCTGGCGTTCACCGCCGCCGCCACCGCTGTGCTCGGCTTCGCCGGACCGGCGTCCGCTCACGTCACGGTGAACCCGAAGGAGGCGACCCAGGGCGGCTACGCCCGGGTGGCGTTCCGGGTGCCCAACGAGAGTGACAGCGCCTCGACCACCAAGCTGGAGGTGACGCTGCCGGAGGACGCCCCGGTCGGCTCGGTGTCGACCATGCCGGTGCCCGGGTGGACGGTGGCCACGGAGAAGCGCAAGGTGGACCCGCCGATCGACGTGCACGGCAGCCAGCTCACCGAGGCGATCTCCAAGATCACCTGGACGGCCACCGGCGATGCGGCGGTGAAGCCGGGTCAGTTCCAGGAGTTCCCCGTCTCGATGGGGCCGCTGCCGCAGGTCGACACGATGGTCTTCAAGGTCCTGCAGACCTACTCGGACGGCAACATCTCGCGCTGGATCGAGCCGCCGACGCCGGGTGCTGAGGAGCCGGAGCACCCGGCCCCGGTGCTCACCCTGGCCCCCGCTGCGGCGCCAGCTGGTTCGGCTGCACCCACCGTTGCCGCCTCGGCCGTCGCGTCGTCCAAGGACGACGAGGGCAACGGGCTCGCGGTCGGCCTCGGTGTGGCCGGTCTCGTCGCCGGTCTGGCCGGCCTGGTGCTGGGTGGGCTGGCGTTCGCCCGTTCGCGCCGAGAGCCGGTCGTCAAGGCCTGA
- a CDS encoding glycosyltransferase family 87 protein — MPAEPVAPPAVTDDDPGGRTVRRLVAVVALIAVLPALYLPGLNHKFLDLKIYMSAVDWWRAGHPLYDYVQPDRVQGELYFTYPPFSALLLWPFGLLKLGATVTIFTVLTVLAVVLTTRWLVTPVIARHDLPRAFTLIAAVLLVLAVESTRETITFGQINMLLVVLILGDLLYAVPQARRWAGVGVGLATALKLFPGIFIVYLLATRRWRAAAVASVTAAAATLLAAAVAPGDSWRFWTHELWATDRVGRTDYVGNQSLFGLLSRFTAPEKPDRLLWLLLVAVIAAYGLWRAARAARAGDLLTGLTLTGLVGSLASPITWTHHIYWFVPAVVLLADAALSANRPDELRRRWWLIGLALGTAALIIYGVVTFQDWGTEPVRTEDPVDFVKQNGYVLLSVLLLAALPVRSTTVRLGPLRSSRREEKSHQMDRSPQ; from the coding sequence GTGCCAGCAGAACCCGTCGCACCGCCCGCCGTCACCGATGACGATCCCGGCGGCCGTACGGTCCGTCGCCTGGTCGCGGTGGTGGCCCTCATCGCCGTGCTGCCAGCGCTGTACCTGCCGGGCCTGAACCACAAGTTCCTCGACCTCAAGATCTACATGTCGGCGGTGGACTGGTGGCGCGCCGGCCACCCGCTCTACGACTACGTCCAACCCGACCGGGTGCAGGGCGAGTTGTACTTCACCTACCCGCCATTCAGCGCGCTGCTGCTGTGGCCGTTCGGGCTGCTGAAGCTGGGCGCCACTGTGACGATCTTCACGGTGCTCACCGTGCTGGCCGTGGTGCTGACCACCCGGTGGCTGGTGACACCGGTCATCGCCCGACACGATTTGCCGCGAGCGTTCACCCTGATCGCCGCCGTCCTGCTGGTGCTGGCGGTGGAGAGCACCCGCGAGACGATCACCTTCGGCCAGATCAACATGCTGCTGGTCGTACTCATCCTGGGCGACCTGCTGTACGCGGTGCCGCAGGCGCGGCGCTGGGCCGGGGTGGGCGTGGGGCTGGCGACGGCGCTGAAGCTCTTCCCCGGCATCTTCATCGTGTACCTGTTGGCGACCCGACGGTGGCGGGCCGCGGCGGTGGCCAGCGTGACCGCGGCGGCGGCGACCCTGCTCGCGGCGGCGGTCGCCCCGGGCGACTCGTGGCGGTTCTGGACCCACGAACTGTGGGCCACCGATCGGGTGGGGCGCACCGACTACGTCGGCAACCAGTCGCTGTTCGGCCTGCTCAGCCGGTTTACCGCGCCGGAGAAGCCGGACCGGCTGCTCTGGCTGCTGCTGGTCGCCGTGATCGCCGCCTACGGGCTGTGGCGGGCCGCCCGCGCGGCTCGGGCCGGCGACCTGTTGACGGGCCTGACGCTGACCGGGCTGGTCGGCTCCCTGGCGAGCCCGATCACCTGGACCCACCACATCTACTGGTTCGTGCCGGCCGTGGTGCTACTCGCGGACGCGGCGTTGAGTGCCAACCGCCCGGACGAGCTGCGCCGACGGTGGTGGTTGATCGGCCTCGCGCTGGGCACCGCCGCTCTGATCATCTACGGCGTGGTGACGTTCCAGGACTGGGGCACCGAACCGGTCCGCACCGAAGATCCGGTGGATTTCGTCAAGCAGAACGGCTACGTGCTGCTCAGTGTGCTGCTGCTGGCGGCCCTGCCGGTGCGCTCGACCACGGTGCGCCTGGGGCCGCTGCGCTCAAGCCGCCGTGAGGAAAAATCGCACCAAATGGACAGATCTCCCCAGTAG
- the orn gene encoding oligoribonuclease has translation MADLLVWIDCEMTGLDLGRDKLIEVAALVTDPDLNVLGDGVDVVIHADEAALEGMPEIVQTMHAKSGLTEEVRRSAVTLAEAEDLVLDYVRTFVKDPRTAPLCGNSIATDRGFIARDMPRLDAHLHYRMIDVSSIKELCRRWYPRVYFGQPQKGLAHRALADIRESIRELEYYRRTVFVPLPGPDVETAKAIAAEL, from the coding sequence GTGGCTGATCTCCTCGTTTGGATCGACTGTGAGATGACCGGGCTGGACCTCGGCAGGGACAAGCTGATCGAGGTTGCGGCACTGGTCACCGATCCCGACCTCAACGTGCTGGGTGACGGGGTCGACGTGGTGATCCACGCCGATGAGGCGGCGCTGGAGGGGATGCCCGAGATCGTCCAGACGATGCACGCCAAGTCCGGCCTCACCGAGGAGGTCCGTCGTTCGGCGGTCACCCTCGCCGAGGCGGAAGACCTGGTCCTGGACTACGTCCGCACCTTCGTCAAGGATCCGCGCACGGCGCCGCTCTGCGGCAACTCGATCGCCACCGACCGGGGCTTCATCGCCCGGGACATGCCCCGCCTCGACGCGCACCTGCACTACCGGATGATCGACGTCTCGTCGATCAAGGAACTCTGCCGTCGCTGGTACCCCCGGGTGTACTTCGGCCAGCCGCAGAAGGGCCTCGCGCACCGGGCGCTGGCCGACATCCGGGAGAGCATCCGGGAATTGGAGTACTACCGGCGCACGGTCTTCGTCCCGCTGCCCGGCCCCGACGTCGAGACCGCCAAGGCGATCGCCGCCGAACTCTGA
- a CDS encoding L,D-transpeptidase, producing the protein MRASQDQLIRPGGRRRVFAAGLLAVALAFTSACTDGDGGKPSSWHGGGESPAPKAAATISEPATDAKDVPASTGITFTTKDAVKTTVDLKDATGKAIEGTLAADGKTWLPAGALAYGTSYTATVTATGDDDRPATATSTFTTMAKPANQVRVSSFLGDNQVVGVGMPLIVKFSRAIPEDYRDDVQRRMTVTSTPAQEGIWHWVSPTEIRYRPKEFWKADSKVSYRVQAGGLPMGAGWYGRADLAVDIKIGASVIMTVDNKTKRMTVTRNGAVVKTIPVSLGKKATPSSSGTMVVIEKLRKTVFDTMEELGPEEGYRTKIDFAQRLTWGGEFIHAAPWSEGQQGSVNVSHGCVNVSMANGDWLFKNTQVGDPITVKGTERRLQNGNGWTDWNMSWDEYVKGSALPYEQPADPDATPTPDAADTPTPTPTA; encoded by the coding sequence ATGCGAGCTAGCCAGGACCAGCTGATCAGGCCCGGTGGGCGACGCCGCGTGTTCGCGGCGGGGCTCCTCGCCGTGGCGCTGGCCTTCACCTCCGCCTGCACCGACGGCGACGGCGGCAAGCCGTCCTCGTGGCACGGGGGCGGGGAGAGCCCGGCACCGAAGGCGGCGGCGACCATCAGCGAGCCGGCGACCGACGCCAAGGACGTGCCAGCGTCCACCGGCATCACCTTCACCACGAAGGACGCCGTGAAGACCACCGTCGACCTCAAGGACGCGACCGGCAAGGCGATCGAGGGCACCCTCGCCGCGGATGGCAAGACGTGGCTGCCGGCCGGCGCGCTGGCGTATGGCACGAGCTACACGGCGACCGTGACCGCCACCGGCGACGACGATCGTCCGGCCACCGCGACCAGCACCTTCACCACCATGGCCAAGCCGGCCAATCAGGTACGGGTGAGCAGCTTCCTCGGTGACAACCAGGTGGTCGGGGTCGGAATGCCGCTGATCGTGAAGTTCAGCCGGGCCATCCCGGAGGACTACCGCGACGACGTGCAGCGCCGGATGACGGTGACCTCGACACCGGCCCAGGAGGGCATCTGGCACTGGGTCAGCCCCACCGAGATCCGGTACCGGCCGAAGGAGTTCTGGAAGGCCGACAGCAAGGTCTCCTACCGGGTGCAGGCTGGTGGCCTGCCGATGGGTGCGGGCTGGTACGGCCGCGCCGACCTCGCGGTGGACATCAAGATCGGCGCGTCGGTGATCATGACGGTGGACAACAAGACCAAGCGGATGACGGTGACCCGCAACGGCGCCGTGGTCAAGACCATCCCGGTCAGCCTCGGCAAGAAGGCCACTCCCTCGTCCAGCGGGACGATGGTGGTGATCGAGAAGCTGCGCAAGACCGTCTTCGACACGATGGAGGAGCTGGGCCCCGAGGAGGGCTACCGCACCAAGATCGACTTTGCGCAGCGGCTCACCTGGGGTGGCGAGTTCATCCACGCCGCGCCCTGGTCCGAGGGCCAGCAGGGCAGCGTGAACGTCTCGCACGGTTGCGTGAACGTGTCGATGGCCAACGGCGACTGGCTGTTCAAGAACACCCAGGTCGGCGACCCGATCACGGTCAAGGGCACCGAGCGCAGGCTGCAGAACGGCAACGGCTGGACCGACTGGAACATGAGCTGGGACGAGTACGTCAAGGGCAGCGCCCTCCCGTACGAGCAGCCGGCCGACCCGGACGCCACCCCGACCCCGGACGCCGCCGACACGCCGACACCCACCCCGACCGCCTGA
- a CDS encoding L,D-transpeptidase — MTRFTRAGAVLGALTLVASLALTGCGDKQKKPEFVGGASSDTSAAPDSSAPSAPGTPSAQSGPTLTLSPADGTNNRPVSTEISAKLPDGGKVSAVTLTADGGGAVEGKLRTDGSAWVPSAPLKYGTRYTASVTASAADGTSSQGTSSFTTMAKPKSTVGSGLYLFDDKSYGVAMPVVTEFHPGIPKKDRAAVQKRMFVRTDPPQPGAWHWVDNGTQAYYRAPEYWKPGTTITVRIALAGIPLSNGKYGDVDRKATAKIGRSFEMKVDNANKKMTVYENGALVRTIPVSLGKKSTPSSSGTMVVMEKKEATTFDTRDDPDPANRYVTDIEFAQRLTWGGEYIHAAPWSEHVQGRQNVSHGCVNVSMANARWLFDKTRIGDPITIKGTERRLAAGNGWTAWSQSWSQFIKGSALPVPSGGAGPAL; from the coding sequence ATGACACGGTTCACGCGAGCCGGGGCGGTGCTGGGCGCTCTGACTCTGGTGGCGTCGCTGGCACTGACCGGGTGCGGCGACAAGCAGAAGAAGCCGGAATTCGTCGGCGGGGCGTCCTCAGACACGAGCGCCGCACCAGACTCGTCCGCGCCCTCGGCACCGGGCACGCCAAGCGCGCAGAGCGGGCCCACGCTCACCCTGAGCCCGGCCGACGGCACGAACAACCGGCCGGTGAGCACGGAGATCAGCGCGAAGCTCCCGGACGGCGGGAAGGTCTCCGCCGTCACCCTGACGGCGGACGGCGGGGGCGCGGTGGAGGGCAAGCTGCGCACCGACGGTTCCGCCTGGGTGCCGTCCGCCCCGCTGAAGTACGGCACCCGCTACACCGCCTCGGTGACGGCGAGCGCTGCCGACGGCACGAGCAGCCAGGGCACGAGCAGCTTCACCACGATGGCCAAGCCGAAGTCGACTGTTGGTTCCGGCCTGTACCTCTTCGACGACAAGAGCTACGGGGTGGCCATGCCGGTGGTCACCGAGTTCCACCCGGGGATTCCGAAGAAGGACCGGGCGGCGGTGCAGAAGCGGATGTTCGTCCGCACCGACCCGCCGCAGCCGGGGGCGTGGCACTGGGTCGACAACGGCACGCAGGCCTACTACCGGGCACCCGAGTACTGGAAGCCCGGCACCACCATCACGGTGCGGATCGCGCTGGCTGGCATACCGCTGAGCAACGGCAAGTACGGCGACGTCGACCGGAAGGCCACCGCCAAGATCGGGCGGTCCTTCGAGATGAAGGTCGACAACGCCAACAAGAAGATGACGGTGTACGAGAACGGCGCGCTGGTGCGCACCATTCCGGTGAGCCTCGGCAAGAAGAGCACGCCGTCGTCCAGCGGCACGATGGTCGTGATGGAGAAGAAGGAAGCCACGACCTTCGACACCCGCGACGACCCGGACCCGGCCAACCGCTACGTCACCGACATCGAGTTCGCCCAGCGGCTCACCTGGGGTGGCGAGTACATCCACGCCGCCCCCTGGTCGGAGCACGTGCAGGGGCGCCAGAACGTCTCGCACGGCTGCGTGAACGTGTCCATGGCGAACGCCCGGTGGCTGTTCGACAAGACGAGGATCGGTGACCCGATCACGATCAAGGGCACCGAGCGCCGGCTCGCCGCCGGCAACGGCTGGACGGCGTGGAGCCAGAGCTGGTCGCAGTTCATCAAGGGCAGCGCACTGCCCGTGCCGAGTGGCGGGGCCGGCCCGGCGCTCTGA
- a CDS encoding kinase translates to MAADSVPTGSPETVLVCIRGNSGSGKSSIARELRRRHGRGCALVEQDYLRRIVLRERDRPGWAAPALIEQTVRFALDHGYHVVLEGILHTSRYRSILTGLWDGHRGRSLFCYLDVSLPETLSRHLTRPQVSEFTAEHMSGWYAAHDVLGWPGELVLPETVALEEAVEAIAAAAGLPQTGRDDDVLPIVP, encoded by the coding sequence GTGGCCGCCGACTCCGTACCGACCGGCAGCCCGGAAACGGTCCTCGTCTGCATTCGAGGCAACTCCGGTTCGGGTAAGAGCAGCATCGCCAGAGAGTTGCGGCGTCGGCACGGCCGGGGTTGTGCGTTGGTAGAGCAGGACTACCTGCGTCGCATCGTGCTGCGCGAGCGGGACCGTCCCGGCTGGGCGGCGCCGGCGTTGATCGAACAGACCGTGCGTTTCGCGCTCGACCACGGCTACCACGTGGTGCTGGAGGGCATCCTGCACACCAGCCGTTACCGGAGCATCTTGACGGGTCTGTGGGACGGCCACCGGGGGCGGTCACTGTTCTGCTATCTCGACGTTTCCCTGCCCGAGACCCTGAGCCGGCACCTCACGCGTCCGCAGGTCAGCGAGTTCACCGCCGAGCACATGAGCGGCTGGTACGCCGCCCACGACGTCCTCGGCTGGCCCGGCGAACTCGTCCTCCCAGAGACCGTCGCGCTGGAGGAAGCCGTCGAGGCCATCGCCGCAGCCGCCGGACTACCGCAAACAGGGCGGGACGACGACGTGCTCCCGATCGTCCCGTAG